The Algoriphagus halophilus genome window below encodes:
- a CDS encoding DUF748 domain-containing protein, which yields MKKLIIIIGSIPLFLFSSIILLENWVETKFENTLNTNPNRKYDLNYDNLSVSILKGKIELNQLQITPLTVDSIPTIIAGSVERANLEGIGFISFLRNKEISIEILEFLNPEFTLTRTDFQKDQVESTRPFQTLFRDIISRGEIKNFSLSGGKAILFEQNDSLQRIGSFDDLEIMASGIETDSVQLDKAIPFKLEELKIGLKNLSYLLSENQIFRFESYAFDFSGGQMDLEKISLELDQEWYEQAKNQPEQKEIMEFDIGSVAIRGLSEASQFGDSLMIIAKSITLDSVDFKIGKDKNRPFPPKELKQDFSYLLEALTFPMRVDSLRVTNSAVTYSEIGNGQTLPGKINLSEVNGLILNVSTIEEVERENSLYVTLSAVFDGSGQLSLEVHENYFEREWEADLTLEDMEMTDLNQTVNNLAGISIASGKLNKLHLNMEANASFSDNHFLMEYEDFKIELLNPEHHKKGFLSSLANLAVHKQHKPGDKHFQELAYATPRDPYKGPINLIWLSAKDGLLATVPIKAAQKLMVHSKNDKRGKKHGKKKNSK from the coding sequence ATGAAAAAATTAATCATAATAATAGGGTCCATTCCACTATTCTTATTTAGCTCCATTATTTTATTGGAGAATTGGGTGGAAACGAAATTTGAAAACACTTTAAACACCAATCCAAATCGAAAGTATGATCTGAATTATGATAACCTATCAGTAAGCATCTTAAAAGGAAAAATTGAGCTAAACCAATTACAAATCACTCCTTTGACAGTCGATAGTATTCCGACGATTATAGCTGGTTCGGTGGAACGTGCGAACTTAGAAGGAATTGGGTTTATCAGTTTTCTGAGAAATAAAGAAATAAGCATTGAAATCTTAGAGTTCCTTAACCCAGAATTCACCCTCACTCGAACGGATTTTCAAAAAGACCAAGTTGAGTCTACTAGGCCATTTCAAACACTTTTTAGAGATATCATTTCCAGAGGTGAAATTAAGAATTTCTCTCTATCTGGAGGGAAAGCCATCTTATTTGAACAAAATGATAGCCTTCAAAGAATAGGCTCATTTGATGATCTTGAAATCATGGCGAGTGGTATTGAGACTGATTCTGTTCAGCTAGATAAGGCTATTCCTTTTAAGTTGGAGGAATTGAAAATAGGCCTTAAAAACCTTTCCTATCTGCTTTCAGAAAATCAGATTTTTAGATTTGAATCTTATGCCTTTGATTTTTCCGGAGGTCAGATGGACCTAGAAAAAATCAGTTTGGAGCTTGATCAGGAATGGTATGAACAAGCCAAAAATCAACCCGAACAAAAGGAAATTATGGAATTTGATATTGGAAGTGTTGCCATAAGAGGGTTGAGCGAAGCAAGCCAATTTGGAGATTCATTAATGATCATCGCCAAATCGATCACCTTGGATAGTGTTGATTTTAAGATTGGAAAAGACAAAAACAGACCCTTTCCACCAAAGGAACTCAAACAAGATTTTTCTTACTTATTGGAGGCATTGACTTTTCCTATGAGAGTAGATTCTTTACGGGTCACCAATTCCGCAGTTACCTATTCCGAAATAGGAAATGGGCAAACCTTGCCTGGAAAAATTAATTTATCGGAGGTCAACGGACTGATCTTAAATGTTTCAACCATCGAAGAAGTAGAGCGGGAAAACAGTCTCTATGTAACATTATCTGCAGTTTTTGACGGATCGGGCCAATTAAGCTTGGAGGTTCATGAAAATTACTTTGAGCGGGAATGGGAAGCCGACCTGACTTTAGAAGATATGGAAATGACGGACCTTAATCAAACTGTGAATAATCTAGCCGGCATTTCCATCGCTTCTGGAAAATTAAACAAGCTCCACCTTAATATGGAGGCAAATGCCAGTTTTTCGGACAACCATTTTTTGATGGAATATGAAGATTTTAAAATTGAACTACTGAATCCTGAACACCATAAAAAAGGATTCTTAAGTAGCCTGGCAAATTTGGCAGTACACAAACAACACAAGCCTGGGGATAAACATTTTCAAGAACTTGCTTATGCTACTCCTAGAGACCCCTACAAGGGACCTATCAATTTAATTTGGCTGAGTGCCAAGGATGGGCTATTGGCCACCGTTCCAATCAAAGCCGCTCAGAAACTAATGGTTCACTCCAAAAATGATAAGAGAGGGAAAAAGCATGGAAAAAAGAAAAATAGCAAATAG
- a CDS encoding glucuronyl esterase domain-containing protein — protein MRNFIILLSCFCIGAQLSTVAQQSQQARDSIAKLSREDHQLMMEKLGIEELRPGPSGNPSAPNAANSDESKATPYKDLPNPLIFDNGAKVNSKKDWEKRKKELKEHFDSEVYGRMPKHIPGVTWEIVEEKDSLFGEVHARYKKLIGHVDNSSYPEIQVNIEMRMATPIESKGPVPLIMQFSWIWPASMQRPKPEGPTWQEQLLSEGWGFAMLIPTSFQADNGAGLREGIIGLVNKGQARKLDDWGTLKAWGWGASRALDYFETDPLVNAKKVGIEGLSRYGKAALVAMVDEPRFAIGFFASSGAGGTKIFRRVYGEQVENLASSGEYHWFTPNFIKYAGPLTPLDLPIDAHEMLALCAPRPVFISSGDPNVEGHWIDAVGMFKTAVAASPVYELLGKKGLDTDQYPGTNVGLLNGDLVYRQHDGGHTEGPNWTYFIEFARKYLND, from the coding sequence ATGAGAAATTTTATCATTTTACTTTCCTGTTTTTGCATAGGTGCTCAATTATCCACAGTCGCCCAACAGTCACAACAAGCCCGAGATAGTATTGCAAAATTAAGTCGGGAAGATCATCAATTGATGATGGAAAAATTGGGAATTGAAGAATTGAGACCCGGTCCCTCTGGAAATCCAAGCGCTCCCAACGCCGCCAACTCCGATGAGTCCAAAGCTACTCCCTACAAAGACCTGCCCAATCCACTCATCTTTGATAATGGAGCCAAAGTCAATTCCAAAAAGGACTGGGAGAAAAGGAAAAAAGAACTCAAAGAGCATTTCGATTCAGAAGTATATGGACGAATGCCAAAGCATATTCCAGGAGTAACATGGGAGATTGTAGAAGAAAAAGACAGCCTTTTTGGCGAGGTACATGCCAGGTATAAAAAGTTAATTGGCCATGTGGATAACTCTTCCTATCCCGAGATCCAGGTGAATATTGAGATGCGGATGGCCACCCCTATTGAAAGCAAAGGTCCAGTCCCACTGATCATGCAATTTAGTTGGATTTGGCCTGCCAGTATGCAACGACCCAAGCCAGAAGGGCCTACTTGGCAAGAGCAACTTCTATCTGAAGGATGGGGATTTGCCATGTTGATACCTACCAGTTTTCAGGCGGACAATGGAGCAGGTTTAAGGGAAGGAATAATCGGATTGGTCAATAAGGGCCAAGCAAGGAAACTGGACGATTGGGGAACCCTGAAAGCTTGGGGATGGGGAGCCAGCAGGGCATTGGATTATTTTGAAACTGATCCCCTGGTCAATGCCAAAAAAGTAGGTATTGAAGGACTTTCAAGGTATGGCAAAGCAGCTTTGGTAGCGATGGTGGATGAACCTAGATTTGCCATTGGATTTTTTGCTTCCTCGGGTGCTGGAGGAACCAAGATATTTAGAAGGGTGTATGGGGAACAAGTGGAAAATTTAGCTTCCTCAGGAGAATATCATTGGTTTACGCCTAACTTCATCAAATATGCGGGTCCTTTGACACCTTTGGATTTACCCATCGATGCCCATGAAATGCTTGCTTTATGTGCTCCTAGACCTGTTTTTATATCAAGTGGAGACCCCAACGTGGAGGGTCATTGGATCGATGCGGTAGGGATGTTTAAGACAGCCGTAGCAGCAAGCCCTGTATACGAATTGCTGGGAAAAAAGGGATTGGATACCGATCAATATCCCGGTACCAATGTAGGCCTTCTCAATGGAGATTTAGTATATAGACAACATGATGGCGGGCATACGGAAGGCCCCAACTGGACTTATTTTATAGAGTTTGCCAGAAAGTATTTGAATGACTAG
- a CDS encoding M14 family metallopeptidase, translated as MKNLRKSLLLPIIGFISIQASAQDFLPPTLLWEGKSKSLIADPTDPWVTPGELTGLTESPSYEETMAWLEKLSESSPYIAINSIGVSEQGRAIQLVMVSKDQDFTAQELSTSKKPLILFQAGIHAGEIDGKDAGMMLLRDINVGEKLELLDYANLLFIPILNVDGHERKSEYGRVNQRGPKVMGWRTNANNLNLNRDYTKLETAGIKAIAQVINNYDPDLYVDIHVTDGADYQYDITYGFVETGGYSPEISSWLAEKFKPEVDQALKDQGHIPGPLLFAANGQDFTEGNIAFSFSPRFSHTYGDIRHLPAILIENHSLKPFEQRVLGTYIFLEQMIKSVGNHFEELQEAIASDRDQSMETVVVKFGFRDTPADSVEFLGVKSELVKSEITGNKYVDWKGEPTTQIVPSILMDKPVSSVPVPKAYWIPVEWTEVIQKMETHGIEMEVLEEPKELNLEYSTVNDFKMVSRPYEGLMRFQSFDLKKAYKKITLQPGSVRIKTDQALGELVVILLEPESVDSFFQWGYFNTILSQTEYMETYVMEPMIQELLSKDPELKKRFDEKMESEEDFAASPRQIYRWFYEQTPYIDQKWKVIPIGREW; from the coding sequence ATGAAAAATTTAAGGAAATCTCTTCTGTTGCCAATCATCGGCTTTATCTCAATTCAAGCTTCGGCACAGGATTTCCTTCCTCCGACACTACTTTGGGAAGGGAAGAGTAAAAGTTTGATCGCTGACCCTACTGATCCTTGGGTTACTCCCGGAGAATTAACAGGACTTACTGAATCTCCAAGCTATGAGGAAACGATGGCTTGGCTGGAAAAATTAAGTGAAAGTTCACCCTATATTGCGATTAATTCCATTGGCGTCAGTGAGCAAGGCAGAGCCATTCAACTAGTAATGGTATCCAAAGATCAAGACTTCACCGCACAGGAGTTATCCACATCTAAAAAGCCTCTCATTCTTTTCCAGGCAGGAATTCATGCGGGGGAAATTGATGGAAAAGATGCTGGGATGATGCTACTACGAGACATCAATGTAGGAGAAAAATTGGAACTTTTAGACTACGCAAACCTCCTTTTTATCCCCATCTTGAATGTGGATGGGCATGAAAGAAAAAGCGAATACGGAAGGGTCAACCAAAGAGGGCCTAAAGTAATGGGATGGAGAACGAATGCGAATAACCTAAATTTAAATAGGGATTACACCAAATTGGAAACCGCAGGAATCAAAGCCATTGCCCAGGTGATAAACAATTATGATCCCGATTTGTATGTAGACATTCATGTTACTGATGGTGCTGATTACCAATACGACATCACCTACGGTTTTGTGGAAACAGGAGGATATTCTCCAGAGATTTCTTCTTGGTTGGCTGAAAAATTCAAACCTGAAGTAGATCAGGCTTTGAAAGATCAAGGTCATATCCCCGGCCCCTTACTTTTTGCTGCCAATGGACAGGACTTTACAGAGGGGAATATTGCTTTTTCTTTTAGCCCTAGATTTTCTCATACCTACGGAGATATCCGACATCTACCTGCCATTTTAATAGAAAACCACTCATTAAAACCATTTGAACAACGGGTTTTGGGAACCTATATATTTTTGGAACAAATGATCAAATCTGTAGGAAACCATTTTGAGGAACTTCAAGAGGCAATAGCATCGGACAGAGATCAATCCATGGAAACAGTAGTTGTAAAATTTGGGTTTCGGGATACTCCTGCCGATTCTGTAGAGTTTTTAGGGGTAAAATCCGAATTGGTAAAATCTGAAATTACTGGAAATAAATATGTAGACTGGAAAGGCGAACCCACTACTCAAATAGTACCAAGTATATTGATGGACAAGCCAGTCTCTTCTGTGCCGGTGCCCAAAGCTTATTGGATTCCAGTAGAGTGGACTGAAGTAATCCAAAAAATGGAAACGCATGGGATAGAAATGGAAGTTTTGGAAGAACCCAAAGAACTGAATTTAGAATATTCTACCGTCAATGATTTCAAAATGGTCAGTAGACCTTATGAAGGCTTGATGAGATTCCAATCTTTTGACTTGAAAAAGGCCTATAAAAAAATTACCCTGCAACCAGGTTCGGTACGAATAAAAACCGATCAAGCACTTGGTGAGTTAGTAGTCATTTTGTTAGAACCAGAATCTGTGGATAGCTTTTTTCAATGGGGATATTTCAATACTATCTTATCCCAAACTGAATACATGGAAACCTATGTGATGGAACCCATGATTCAGGAATTGCTGAGTAAAGATCCAGAATTAAAGAAAAGATTTGACGAGAAAATGGAAAGTGAGGAGGACTTCGCCGCCTCCCCTCGGCAAATCTACCGGTGGTTTTATGAGCAAACACCCTACATTGACCAAAAATGGAAAGTGATTCCTATAGGTAGAGAGTGGTAA
- a CDS encoding YceI family protein, protein MVPFQSLLILIWPVLFDTSPKEEVINWKVTRDSMLEVLGTTNVSKFTCENYEYTGQEYLIQRIPEGQEVGQWSGEVRITSRNFDCDNELMTKDFKKTIEVEKFPTITVKFLGLTKASETPTQKNLMGQVEITMVGISRIYDISCVFLASQNNSALLSGERRIQLSDFNIEPPEKFFGALKVSDSIAVNFYLVLERQDLMTSD, encoded by the coding sequence ATGGTTCCTTTTCAATCCTTACTGATTTTGATTTGGCCTGTTCTTTTCGACACTTCTCCTAAGGAAGAAGTTATTAATTGGAAAGTTACCAGAGATAGTATGCTAGAGGTTTTGGGCACGACCAATGTTTCCAAATTTACTTGTGAAAATTATGAGTATACAGGTCAGGAATACCTAATTCAGAGGATTCCAGAAGGTCAAGAAGTCGGACAATGGAGTGGTGAAGTCAGAATCACAAGTAGGAATTTTGATTGCGACAATGAGCTGATGACCAAAGACTTCAAAAAAACGATAGAGGTAGAAAAATTTCCTACTATCACTGTCAAATTTTTAGGATTGACAAAAGCATCTGAAACTCCTACTCAGAAAAATCTCATGGGACAAGTAGAGATTACTATGGTAGGCATTTCTAGGATATACGATATCTCTTGTGTGTTTTTAGCAAGTCAAAATAATTCTGCTCTGCTTTCTGGAGAGCGAAGAATTCAGCTTTCAGATTTTAATATTGAGCCTCCAGAAAAATTCTTTGGAGCTTTAAAAGTCAGTGATTCAATAGCAGTAAATTTTTATCTGGTTTTGGAACGACAAGATCTAATGACGTCTGACTAA
- the glgP gene encoding alpha-glucan family phosphorylase — MTDFQNFSVPYTPSVAYSEKVAYFSMEFAIHQPLKIYSGGLGFLSGSHLRSAYDLKQNLIGIGILWKYGYYDQGRNQDQTLKPEWFEKTYSFLVDTGIKFQIEVHSSPVWVKAFYLPPETFGSAPLFLLSTDTPENDYLSQTITHKLYDSDVAGKIAQFMLLGLGGAKLLDKLNFNPDVYHLNEAHGVSAIFHLMRKFGSKSAVKKQLVFTTHTPEEAGNEKHDIYLCEKMGYFNGFSLSEVRSLTGMSGDLFNHSLAAFRFARKANGVSKLHGEVSRHMWENYEDIPEITSITNSQNYHYWADKQLYKYLDENDKDRFDDRKYFLKKRAFEIVADQTGKLLDPSILTIVWARRFASYKRPDLLTRDLKRFEKLINNPSKPVQFIWAGKPYPMDYGAISVFNQLVHLSKKYPNVAVCVGYELALSKRLKQASDIWLNNPRVPREASGTSGMTAAMNGAVNFSTFDGWICEFAKHGKNSFIVPTADYKKMNIPEQDDFDLNNLFQVLEEEIVPTYYDDPTAWRNIVQNGMREVVENFESDRMAKEYYELMYQDKKL; from the coding sequence ATGACTGACTTTCAAAACTTTTCCGTTCCTTACACACCTTCTGTCGCCTACTCTGAAAAAGTCGCTTACTTTTCCATGGAGTTTGCGATCCATCAGCCTCTCAAAATCTATTCTGGCGGATTAGGTTTTTTATCTGGCTCCCATTTACGAAGTGCGTATGATCTAAAGCAAAACCTTATTGGAATAGGGATCTTATGGAAATATGGCTATTACGACCAAGGAAGAAACCAGGACCAAACACTTAAACCAGAATGGTTCGAAAAAACCTACAGCTTCTTGGTGGACACGGGGATCAAATTCCAAATTGAGGTGCATAGTTCCCCTGTATGGGTCAAAGCTTTTTATTTACCTCCAGAAACATTTGGGAGTGCCCCTTTATTTTTATTAAGCACGGACACACCAGAAAATGACTATTTGAGTCAAACCATCACTCACAAACTTTATGATTCGGATGTAGCCGGTAAAATTGCCCAATTTATGCTACTCGGACTAGGAGGAGCCAAGTTATTGGATAAGCTTAATTTTAATCCTGATGTGTATCATTTGAATGAGGCCCATGGGGTCAGTGCTATTTTCCATCTGATGAGAAAATTTGGAAGCAAATCAGCAGTAAAAAAGCAGTTAGTATTTACAACCCATACTCCAGAAGAAGCTGGAAATGAGAAGCATGACATTTACTTATGTGAAAAAATGGGCTATTTCAATGGATTCTCACTTTCCGAAGTAAGGTCATTGACCGGAATGTCTGGTGACTTATTTAACCATAGCTTAGCTGCATTTAGATTTGCAAGAAAAGCCAATGGGGTCAGCAAACTACATGGAGAGGTCAGCAGACATATGTGGGAAAATTACGAAGACATTCCTGAAATCACCTCCATCACCAATTCCCAAAACTATCACTACTGGGCAGATAAACAGCTGTACAAATATTTGGATGAGAACGATAAGGATCGATTTGACGACAGGAAATATTTCCTAAAAAAACGGGCTTTTGAAATTGTGGCTGATCAGACCGGCAAACTCTTGGACCCATCTATCTTGACGATCGTTTGGGCTCGAAGATTCGCCAGTTATAAACGACCGGACCTGTTGACGCGGGACTTAAAGCGATTTGAAAAACTGATCAACAATCCTAGCAAACCTGTACAATTTATCTGGGCAGGAAAACCTTATCCTATGGATTATGGAGCAATTTCAGTATTCAACCAATTGGTTCATCTAAGTAAAAAGTATCCTAATGTAGCGGTGTGTGTCGGGTATGAACTGGCATTAAGTAAAAGATTGAAACAAGCTTCTGATATCTGGCTTAACAATCCAAGGGTGCCCAGAGAAGCAAGCGGGACTTCTGGCATGACTGCTGCCATGAACGGAGCGGTGAATTTTAGCACCTTCGATGGATGGATCTGTGAATTCGCTAAGCATGGGAAAAATAGCTTTATTGTCCCTACGGCAGATTATAAAAAGATGAATATTCCTGAACAGGATGATTTCGACTTGAATAATCTTTTTCAAGTATTGGAGGAGGAAATTGTTCCTACTTATTATGATGATCCTACAGCCTGGAGAAATATTGTTCAGAATGGCATGAGAGAAGTGGTAGAAAACTTTGAAAGTGATCGAATGGCCAAGGAATACTATGAATTGATGTATCAGGACAAAAAGCTGTAG
- a CDS encoding sulfatase, producing the protein MKKVIFSIYCFFTLSLISAQQNQPNIILINIDDMGWRDVGFMGSEYYETPTIDSLAKAGMIFTQGYASAANCAPSRASMMTGLWSPRHGVYTVATSERGKSKDRKIIPTPNTTSISSDHELIPQSLRRAGYRTIHAGKWHLSDSPLDFGFDVNIGGGHNGHPSSYYPPYGNVELEGDGSYLTDAIMAKTLEALSQTQSPFFLYYSPYAVHTPIQPVHSLVDKYQDKSSTIGQENADYASMVENLDRNIGLLFHNLKTNHQLENTLIIFVSDNGGLKGITSQQPLRSGKGSYYEGGIRVPFFFLWEGRISAGTSNSTPISNLDLYPTILEAVGITNPSSKLDGISLLPMLTGEGSIPERALFWHFPIYLEAYQYGQNETRDPLFRTRPGTAMRLGKWKLHYYFEDNEVELFDLEADISEEKDLSSSLPETTNELLEKMRAWWEATSAPIPQTENPEYIKVN; encoded by the coding sequence ATGAAAAAAGTCATTTTCTCAATTTACTGCTTTTTTACGCTCTCCCTTATTTCCGCGCAACAAAATCAACCCAACATCATTTTAATCAATATTGATGATATGGGATGGAGAGATGTAGGCTTTATGGGAAGTGAATATTACGAAACTCCCACCATAGATAGCTTGGCAAAGGCAGGGATGATCTTTACGCAAGGATATGCCTCTGCAGCCAATTGTGCTCCCAGCAGGGCTTCTATGATGACCGGACTTTGGTCACCAAGACATGGAGTATATACTGTCGCAACTTCGGAAAGAGGAAAGTCCAAAGACCGAAAAATAATTCCGACACCAAACACTACCAGCATCTCTTCTGATCATGAGCTGATTCCACAATCCTTGCGTAGAGCTGGCTATCGTACTATTCATGCAGGCAAATGGCATTTAAGTGACTCTCCTTTGGATTTTGGATTTGATGTCAATATCGGAGGGGGACACAATGGTCATCCCAGTAGCTATTACCCACCTTATGGAAATGTTGAATTGGAAGGAGATGGATCCTATCTAACGGATGCCATCATGGCAAAAACCTTGGAGGCGCTTAGTCAAACCCAATCTCCTTTCTTTTTGTATTATTCACCCTATGCAGTGCATACTCCTATTCAACCGGTACATTCATTGGTGGATAAGTACCAAGATAAATCATCCACAATAGGACAAGAAAATGCTGATTATGCTAGCATGGTGGAAAACTTAGACCGAAATATTGGGTTACTTTTCCACAACCTAAAAACCAACCATCAATTGGAAAACACCCTGATCATTTTTGTCTCCGACAATGGAGGGCTGAAAGGCATCACCAGTCAACAACCTCTGAGATCCGGGAAAGGCAGTTATTATGAAGGGGGCATTCGAGTACCTTTCTTCTTTCTTTGGGAGGGAAGAATCTCTGCTGGAACTTCCAATTCAACGCCCATTTCAAATTTAGATCTCTATCCCACCATTTTGGAAGCTGTTGGAATCACCAATCCAAGCTCAAAACTGGATGGGATCAGTCTTCTTCCAATGTTGACAGGAGAGGGAAGTATTCCTGAAAGAGCTCTCTTTTGGCATTTTCCGATCTATTTAGAGGCCTATCAATATGGTCAGAATGAGACCCGAGATCCGCTATTCAGAACAAGGCCAGGTACTGCCATGCGACTAGGTAAATGGAAATTACACTACTATTTTGAGGATAATGAAGTCGAACTGTTTGATTTGGAAGCAGACATTTCTGAAGAGAAAGATTTATCCTCCTCTCTTCCCGAGACTACCAATGAATTACTGGAAAAAATGAGGGCTTGGTGGGAAGCAACTTCAGCCCCAATTCCCCAAACAGAAAACCCAGAATACATCAAAGTTAACTAA
- a CDS encoding YceI family protein, whose product MDLHRNFNGVIATILFLLLAVQSTAQTKFSFSELKEMKVSGTSTIHDWEMVAEKGVSATASMSLENGQLKGIFCLKVELKAESLKSGNKGMDNNAYKALVTDKHPTISFELVGPAQINGNKISANGKMTISGTSQTIPMVVAYQVNGSKVTFSGTKEIKFTDYKIDPPKAVFGTIKTGNELTLSFDIALTQAP is encoded by the coding sequence ATGGATCTTCACCGAAATTTCAACGGAGTTATTGCCACAATCCTATTTTTACTGTTGGCTGTTCAAAGTACAGCTCAGACAAAGTTTTCATTTTCTGAGTTGAAAGAAATGAAAGTTTCAGGCACTTCTACTATTCACGATTGGGAAATGGTGGCTGAGAAAGGCGTTAGTGCCACTGCCAGTATGAGTCTGGAAAATGGGCAGTTAAAAGGGATTTTTTGCCTCAAAGTGGAACTGAAAGCCGAAAGTCTGAAAAGTGGAAACAAAGGAATGGACAACAATGCTTACAAAGCCCTGGTAACCGATAAGCACCCCACTATCTCTTTTGAACTGGTTGGGCCTGCCCAAATCAATGGAAATAAGATTTCAGCAAATGGGAAAATGACAATTTCAGGAACCTCTCAAACCATTCCTATGGTGGTTGCCTACCAGGTCAATGGTTCAAAAGTTACCTTCTCCGGTACCAAAGAGATCAAATTTACAGACTATAAAATAGATCCTCCAAAAGCAGTTTTTGGTACCATCAAAACTGGAAATGAGCTTACGTTGTCATTCGATATAGCATTGACACAAGCACCATAA